Within the Pseudomonas mendocina genome, the region TGAGATTGCGGTAGCCCTTGGCATTCATCGCCAACAGGGTCAGGCGCGTCAGCGGGCCATCTTCCTCGGCGCTGGCCATCCAGATGTCAGCGCCGCAGATTGGCTTGACCCCGGCCCCCATGGCCGTCTTGTAGAACTTCACCAGCGAGCACATGTTGCTCATGTCGGTGACCGCCACTGCCGGCATGCCGGCCCCCGCGACGGCTTTGATCAGCGGCTTGACCCGCACCAGACCATCGACGAGGGAGTATTCGGTGTGCAGACGCAGGTGGACGAAAGCTTGGGTCATGGGCGGCCTTGCAGGTGAAAACGACAAAGCGCGGATTGTAGCCTAAGAGGGTCTGGCTTAGGGCCAGAGGTTCAGATCGGGGCTGCGATGCAATCGACAGCTACAGGCTCGAGCAACGCGCGCACTGGCGCGAAGGAGCGCCGATGGATGGGCGTCGGCCCCAGGCGTTGCAGGGCTTCCAGGTGAACAGGGGTGGGATAGCCTTTGTGACCGGCAATGCCGTAGCCGGGATAGAGGCGATCCATCTCGACCATCTCGCGGTCGCGGCTGACCTTGGCCAGGATCGAGGCCGCCGCAATTGCCGGAACGCGGCTGTCGCCCTTGACCACCGGTGCACTCGGCACCGCCAGCTTAGGGCAACGGTTGCCGTCGATCAGCGCCAACTTGGGCGTTACGCTCAGCCCCTCTACTGCGCGCTGCATCGCCAGCATGGTGGCATGCAGGATATTCAGGCGGTCGATTTCCTCGACCTCGGCGCGGGCGATGCACCAGGCCAGGGCCTTCTCACGAATCTCGTCAAACAGCAATTCACGGCGCGCCTCAGTGAGCTTCTTCGAGTCGTT harbors:
- the rnhB gene encoding ribonuclease HII, with the protein product MQLGLDFTLVEELVAGVDEVGRGPLCGAVVTAAVVLDPARPIIGLNDSKKLTEARRELLFDEIREKALAWCIARAEVEEIDRLNILHATMLAMQRAVEGLSVTPKLALIDGNRCPKLAVPSAPVVKGDSRVPAIAAASILAKVSRDREMVEMDRLYPGYGIAGHKGYPTPVHLEALQRLGPTPIHRRSFAPVRALLEPVAVDCIAAPI